One Egicoccus halophilus genomic region harbors:
- a CDS encoding helix-turn-helix domain-containing protein encodes MGGRPGVGTGIGETLRAARQEQGRSVSDLAERLRTRSDYLRALEDEHFEVFGGAIYAKGFLRNYATELGLDPQPLLDEYRRQDGEPAVASGVVGSSAVGGPSSGSGPPPWVAWVLVAVVVLAAFAFLSTLGSGRAPQPAGQVPISPPPAPVPSEQPAAEDAPEPDTGAANADGDGDGGAASASDTEEEAEPVVEGVEVLLALEESSWMRVTIDGSVVLEQTVEAGVTRDFEGEDEIRVRLGNAGGIRAQVNGEEVDSLGARGQVVEVVFTADGVATD; translated from the coding sequence ATGGGAGGCCGGCCGGGCGTGGGTACGGGTATCGGCGAGACACTGCGCGCCGCACGGCAGGAGCAGGGACGCTCCGTCTCCGATCTCGCCGAGCGACTACGGACCCGCAGCGACTACCTGCGCGCGCTGGAGGACGAGCACTTCGAGGTCTTCGGCGGGGCGATCTACGCCAAGGGCTTCCTGCGCAACTACGCCACCGAGCTCGGACTCGATCCGCAGCCGTTGCTCGACGAGTACCGCCGCCAGGACGGTGAGCCCGCGGTGGCGAGCGGGGTCGTCGGTTCGAGCGCGGTGGGTGGTCCGTCGTCGGGTTCCGGGCCGCCGCCCTGGGTCGCGTGGGTCCTGGTCGCCGTGGTGGTGCTCGCCGCCTTCGCCTTCCTGAGCACGCTCGGATCGGGCCGCGCTCCGCAACCGGCCGGACAGGTGCCGATCTCCCCGCCGCCGGCGCCCGTGCCCTCCGAGCAGCCGGCGGCCGAGGACGCGCCGGAACCGGACACCGGGGCAGCCAACGCCGATGGCGACGGCGACGGCGGCGCCGCGTCGGCGTCGGACACCGAGGAGGAGGCCGAGCCGGTCGTCGAGGGCGTCGAGGTCCTGCTCGCCCTCGAGGAGAGCTCGTGGATGCGGGTGACCATCGACGGTTCGGTGGTGCTCGAGCAGACGGTCGAGGCCGGCGTGACCCGCGACTTCGAGGGTGAGGACGAGATCCGTGTCCGGCTCGGCAACGCCGGCGGCATCCGGGCCCAGGTCAACGGCGAGGAGGTCGACTCGCTCGGTGCGCGTGGGCAGGTGGTCGAGGTGGTGTTCACTGCCGACGGTGTCGCGACGGACTGA
- a CDS encoding regulatory protein RecX, which yields MADDATDPVPFQDAEAWLAARGVRRDPIRVPLTPPDAPTPADPPRRTDGAGPDAVDPSTLAEPAPSAPAEPVAATFVDSGSSVTGGGPAPGAREAGRLAGDALDEAVRRADERAARPDPSAPRLEDDVAEAVAFLRRSTAMAPQSESRLRTKLRERETPHAVVELALTQARRERLVDDAAMVGALVEERRRKGHAPARIRRDLRQRGFDEALLDAALAPAEQEDAEAAAYALAQEKAQRCTGLAPEAAFRRVAAHVVRRGYPEGLARKVAREAVFTARDAERTAGH from the coding sequence ATGGCCGACGACGCGACCGATCCGGTTCCCTTCCAGGACGCCGAGGCCTGGCTGGCCGCCCGAGGGGTGCGACGCGACCCGATCCGGGTACCGCTGACGCCTCCTGACGCTCCGACGCCCGCCGACCCGCCCCGCCGCACCGATGGCGCCGGGCCCGACGCCGTGGACCCGTCCACGCTCGCCGAACCGGCGCCGTCTGCGCCCGCCGAGCCGGTTGCCGCCACGTTCGTCGACTCGGGGTCGAGCGTCACGGGCGGCGGCCCGGCACCCGGTGCGCGCGAGGCGGGCCGGCTCGCCGGCGACGCCCTCGACGAGGCGGTGCGCCGCGCCGACGAGCGGGCCGCGCGTCCCGATCCGTCCGCGCCGCGACTCGAGGACGACGTCGCCGAGGCGGTCGCGTTCCTGCGCCGGTCGACCGCCATGGCACCGCAGAGCGAGTCGCGGCTGCGCACGAAGCTGCGTGAGCGCGAGACCCCGCACGCGGTGGTCGAGTTGGCCCTGACCCAGGCCCGCCGGGAACGGCTGGTCGACGACGCGGCGATGGTCGGCGCACTCGTGGAGGAACGACGTCGCAAGGGCCATGCGCCGGCCCGGATCCGGCGGGATCTGCGCCAGCGCGGGTTCGACGAGGCACTGCTCGACGCGGCCCTCGCGCCGGCCGAGCAGGAGGACGCCGAGGCCGCGGCCTACGCCCTGGCGCAGGAGAAGGCCCAGCGGTGCACCGGGCTGGCGCCCGAGGCCGCGTTCCGTCGGGTGGCCGCCCACGTCGTCCGTCGCGGCTATCCGGAGGGGTTGGCCCGCAAGGTGGCACGCGAAGCGGTGTTCACCGCCCGCGACGCGGAGCGCACCGCCGGGCACTGA
- the thpR gene encoding RNA 2',3'-cyclic phosphodiesterase gives MRLFVALPVPSALREAVTRATAPLREGGGQESVRWTRPEAWHLTLAFLGATPDDRLAEVRAALDRVAAGTASIDLRSADAGRFGRRVLWLGVDDDPPGAVARLGGLVQSSLADAHLPVQRQPVHPHVTLARAGGRRGHERHDVDEALVARVDAALTAGVPQPVAWRATALELWSSRLGRGPARYAVEHVARLAT, from the coding sequence GTGCGCCTGTTCGTCGCCCTCCCCGTGCCCTCGGCGTTGCGCGAGGCGGTGACCCGCGCCACCGCGCCGCTGCGCGAGGGGGGCGGGCAGGAATCGGTGCGCTGGACCCGGCCCGAGGCCTGGCACCTGACGCTGGCCTTCCTCGGCGCGACGCCCGACGACCGGCTCGCCGAGGTGCGAGCCGCGCTCGACCGGGTCGCCGCCGGGACCGCGTCGATCGACCTGCGCTCGGCCGACGCGGGACGCTTCGGCCGCCGGGTGCTGTGGCTGGGGGTCGACGACGACCCGCCGGGAGCGGTGGCGCGCCTGGGCGGGCTGGTGCAGTCGTCGCTGGCCGACGCCCACCTCCCGGTGCAGCGGCAGCCGGTGCACCCGCACGTCACGCTCGCCCGCGCCGGCGGGCGTCGGGGCCACGAGCGTCACGACGTCGACGAGGCGCTGGTCGCGCGCGTGGACGCGGCACTGACCGCGGGCGTCCCGCAGCCGGTCGCGTGGCGCGCGACGGCGCTCGAGCTCTGGTCGTCGCGCCTGGGGCGCGGCCCGGCCCGGTACGCGGTCGAACACGTCGCGCGGCTCGCCACCTGA
- the pgsA gene encoding CDP-diacylglycerol--glycerol-3-phosphate 3-phosphatidyltransferase — translation MTEPPPPRDGEPNLAPASRSAGAAGAQGGTEPHWLNVPNLLTFLRALLVPVILWLLAVEGDTARWWAFGVFVFAAATDSIDGWVARRWHGVTRWGELADPIADKLLIIGSLASLALVGELPWWAVNVIVAREVAVTALRVRLVRRLDLVMPASHWGKAKTVSQVVAVAAYLSPGVPANVADPLLGVAVVLTIWSGIEYAFRAGRLARGRREESTT, via the coding sequence GTGACCGAGCCGCCTCCGCCGCGCGACGGCGAGCCGAATCTCGCCCCGGCATCTCGGTCGGCAGGCGCGGCGGGCGCGCAGGGCGGGACCGAGCCGCACTGGCTCAACGTGCCGAATCTGCTGACCTTCCTGCGCGCGCTGCTGGTCCCGGTGATCCTGTGGCTGCTGGCGGTCGAGGGCGACACGGCCCGCTGGTGGGCGTTCGGCGTGTTCGTCTTCGCCGCGGCCACCGACTCGATCGACGGGTGGGTCGCGAGACGGTGGCACGGGGTGACCCGCTGGGGCGAGTTGGCCGACCCGATCGCCGACAAGCTGCTGATCATCGGGTCGCTGGCGAGTCTCGCGCTGGTCGGTGAGCTGCCGTGGTGGGCCGTCAACGTGATCGTCGCCCGCGAGGTGGCGGTCACCGCGTTGCGGGTCCGGCTGGTGCGCCGGTTGGACCTGGTGATGCCGGCCAGTCACTGGGGCAAGGCCAAGACCGTCTCGCAGGTGGTGGCCGTCGCCGCGTACCTGTCACCGGGCGTGCCGGCGAACGTGGCCGACCCGTTGCTCGGCGTCGCCGTCGTGCTCACCATCTGGTCCGGTATCGAATACGCGTTCCGCGCCGGGCGGTTGGCCCGGGGGCGGCGGGAGGAATCGACGACGTGA
- a CDS encoding CinA family nicotinamide mononucleotide deamidase-related protein: MKQDASGPAGTIDGLEIRPAGEPARAAVVSVGSELLLGDLVDTNAAWVSSKLRDMGVEVVHHVAVRDDTEEFVEVLAWLAERVHVIVCGGGLGPTSDDRTRAAIAAAAGVALEHHDDLEEAILQRFASMGRRMPPQNAKQAGIPRGARPFPPVGTAPGFALTLASPKPTRVYALPGVPWELQQLFHRDVAPELQALAGARATVTRVVHVIGMGESDVAQVVEPIAGDRDGVTLSYLARSHEIQVRLTVSADDVGAARGASQPLLDEVIDALGGAVAGLDDEQLEDVVLRLLGDRGETVATAESATAGDIAARLGAVPGASHGLVGGMVVYDTEIKHDVLGVDRELLDEHGPVSEAVTRAIAQLARERFGADWGIGVTGCAGPTEQNGQPVGTAFWALAHPDGHVEVHGRQIPGDRGQIIKRLGSAGLDLLRRRLQER; this comes from the coding sequence GTGAAGCAGGACGCAAGCGGACCGGCCGGCACGATCGACGGCCTCGAGATCCGCCCCGCCGGCGAGCCCGCCCGGGCCGCCGTGGTGTCCGTGGGAAGCGAGCTGCTGCTCGGGGACCTCGTCGACACCAACGCCGCCTGGGTGTCCTCGAAGCTGCGCGACATGGGCGTCGAGGTCGTGCACCACGTCGCGGTCCGCGACGACACCGAGGAGTTCGTCGAGGTACTCGCCTGGTTGGCCGAGCGGGTCCACGTGATCGTCTGCGGTGGTGGGCTCGGTCCGACCTCCGACGACCGCACGCGTGCGGCGATCGCGGCAGCGGCCGGCGTCGCCCTCGAGCACCACGACGACCTCGAGGAGGCGATCCTGCAACGCTTCGCCTCGATGGGGCGGCGCATGCCCCCACAGAACGCCAAGCAGGCCGGCATCCCGCGCGGCGCGCGGCCGTTCCCGCCGGTCGGTACCGCGCCCGGGTTCGCACTCACCCTCGCGAGCCCCAAGCCCACCCGGGTGTACGCGCTACCGGGCGTGCCGTGGGAGCTGCAGCAACTGTTCCACCGCGACGTCGCGCCGGAGCTGCAGGCGCTGGCCGGCGCACGCGCCACCGTCACCCGGGTCGTGCACGTCATCGGCATGGGCGAGTCCGACGTCGCCCAGGTCGTCGAGCCGATCGCCGGCGACCGCGACGGGGTGACGTTGTCGTACCTGGCGCGCAGCCACGAGATCCAGGTGCGCCTGACCGTCAGCGCGGACGACGTCGGAGCGGCCCGCGGCGCGTCCCAGCCCCTGCTCGACGAGGTCATCGACGCGCTCGGTGGTGCCGTGGCCGGTCTGGACGACGAACAGCTCGAGGACGTGGTCCTGCGGCTGCTCGGGGACCGTGGCGAGACCGTCGCGACCGCGGAGTCGGCGACCGCCGGCGACATCGCCGCCAGGTTGGGCGCCGTGCCGGGTGCGTCGCACGGTCTGGTCGGCGGCATGGTCGTCTACGACACCGAGATCAAGCACGACGTGCTCGGGGTCGACCGGGAGCTGCTCGACGAGCACGGGCCGGTCAGCGAGGCCGTGACCCGCGCGATCGCCCAGCTCGCCCGCGAGCGGTTCGGTGCCGACTGGGGGATCGGGGTCACCGGCTGTGCCGGCCCGACCGAACAGAACGGCCAACCCGTCGGGACCGCGTTCTGGGCCCTGGCTCACCCCGACGGGCACGTGGAGGTGCACGGACGGCAGATCCCCGGCGACCGCGGGCAGATCATCAAGCGGCTCGGCAGCGCCGGACTCGACCTGTTGCGACGTCGGTTGCAGGAACGCTGA
- a CDS encoding PolC-type DNA polymerase III has product MADDPTTPAPVPATGRRSGRTRFVFVDTEATGLDHERHELTEVSWIVRFEDGRELERQFFPQHTVDGADADALSLTRYHDRIAPQDKTPAAEWLTLFLEDAQDAVLVGAVPDFDAQHLDRMCRKLGLTPTWDHHLLDVETLALPLIAAGPEAPRSLAKTCAALGIPHDKDQAHGALYDARQTKLVFDRIWEVLADLRANERPLPASVPRDSGRNGVDGARAVDPQVADRLADATPADEAAPEQRAERDAHTPR; this is encoded by the coding sequence ATGGCCGACGATCCCACCACTCCTGCGCCCGTGCCCGCGACCGGTCGCCGCAGCGGCCGGACCCGGTTCGTGTTCGTCGACACCGAGGCGACGGGCCTCGACCACGAACGTCACGAGCTGACCGAGGTGTCCTGGATCGTGCGCTTCGAGGACGGCCGCGAACTGGAACGGCAGTTCTTCCCCCAGCACACCGTGGACGGCGCCGACGCCGACGCGCTCTCGCTCACGCGCTACCACGACCGCATCGCCCCGCAGGACAAGACACCGGCCGCCGAATGGCTGACGCTGTTCCTCGAGGACGCGCAGGACGCGGTCCTGGTGGGCGCGGTGCCGGACTTCGACGCGCAGCACCTCGACCGCATGTGCCGCAAGCTCGGTCTCACGCCCACCTGGGACCACCATCTGCTCGACGTGGAGACGCTCGCGCTGCCGCTGATCGCCGCCGGACCGGAGGCGCCACGCAGCCTCGCCAAGACCTGCGCGGCGCTGGGCATCCCCCACGACAAGGACCAGGCCCACGGCGCGCTCTACGACGCCCGGCAGACCAAGCTGGTGTTCGACCGGATCTGGGAGGTGCTGGCCGACCTCCGGGCGAACGAGCGTCCCCTGCCCGCGTCGGTGCCACGCGACAGCGGCCGCAACGGCGTCGACGGCGCCCGGGCGGTGGACCCGCAGGTCGCCGACCGGCTCGCCGACGCCACCCCGGCCGACGAGGCCGCGCCCGAGCAGCGTGCGGAGCGCGACGCCCACACCCCCCGCTGA
- a CDS encoding DNA translocase FtsK, which produces MASTTKNPPKKSRGKPAARRPSRGSSSRSGSSRGGSSRSAGGGSGRGSSSKGGSTRRQGPASKAGSALGGHLAAQKQDAVGILLILLGVLTGMGTYADVAGPVGNFLEAVSLGLLGLLGYAVPVLLAWFGMLVLLGRPSPEIGRIGVGSLVLGVGVLGGLHLIAGGPEPSEGIRGLWLAGGLLGWAVGRPLTAALSVWGAAAVVVALIALGLLVVTKTPFSAVVEAIKGLFVREPADADDVGENEDEDDDATQQIASRPARRRRSDADAVDDATPAAKRRSGSRRRTTEPGDADPQADEPTEAIPATPVRATLANKAFEQPELDEDRGGARHADTDDGDGSTAADRLAGRAPDPPVERARVPVDPATLKASPVSPVQSWDDYQLPSMDLLAAGKKLGKESTRTIEAQTAALQETFDQFGIDATVARWSRGPTVTRFEIELGPGVQVKKVANMGDDIAYALAAPDVRIVAPIPGKSAIGVEVPNRQRDLITLGDILRSDEAQRDPHPLTVAMGVDIAGNPALVNLATMPHLLVSGATGSGKSVTLNGMITSIIMRARPDQVRMILIDPKRVELNGYEGTPHLLSPVVTDPRRAADAVQWCVKEMEQRYELLALLGFRNIDGYNDAVRAGEVPLREGPLGEDGVPTQIEPEELPYILLVIDELADLMLVAPRDVEDAICRIAQMARAVGIHMVIATQRPSVDVITGLIKANIPSRLALAVASQTDSRTILDMGGAEKLVGKGDMLFLPASQGKPSRLQGCWVTEREVLAAVTFCKQQREAEFEETVVKTGDDAERVDSARSGDDDSDEALLRRAAEQVVVSGLGSTSMLQRKLRIGFARAGRLMDELEELGVVGPSEGSKARDVLWTPEQLDEARAAGHM; this is translated from the coding sequence GTGGCGTCCACCACGAAGAATCCGCCGAAGAAGTCGCGGGGCAAGCCTGCCGCGCGACGGCCGTCGCGTGGCAGTTCGTCGCGCAGCGGCTCGTCCCGTGGTGGCTCGAGCCGCAGCGCCGGTGGGGGGAGCGGCAGGGGGAGCAGCAGCAAGGGCGGCAGCACCCGCCGTCAGGGGCCGGCCAGCAAGGCCGGCAGCGCCCTGGGCGGGCATCTGGCGGCCCAGAAGCAGGACGCCGTCGGCATCCTGCTGATCCTGCTCGGCGTGCTGACCGGCATGGGGACCTACGCCGACGTCGCCGGTCCGGTCGGCAACTTCCTGGAAGCCGTCTCGCTCGGCCTGCTCGGCCTGCTCGGGTACGCCGTACCGGTCCTGCTGGCCTGGTTCGGGATGCTCGTGCTGCTGGGCCGCCCGAGTCCGGAGATCGGGCGCATCGGGGTCGGCTCGCTCGTCCTCGGCGTCGGTGTGCTCGGTGGCCTGCACCTGATCGCCGGTGGTCCCGAGCCCTCCGAGGGCATCCGGGGCCTGTGGCTCGCCGGCGGCCTGCTCGGGTGGGCGGTCGGACGGCCGCTGACGGCCGCCCTGTCGGTGTGGGGGGCGGCGGCCGTCGTCGTCGCCCTGATCGCCCTCGGGCTGCTCGTGGTCACCAAGACCCCGTTCTCGGCCGTCGTCGAGGCGATCAAGGGCCTGTTCGTCCGCGAGCCCGCCGACGCGGACGACGTCGGCGAGAACGAGGACGAGGACGACGACGCGACCCAGCAGATCGCCTCCCGACCCGCCCGACGCCGCCGATCCGACGCCGACGCCGTGGACGACGCGACGCCGGCCGCCAAGCGCCGCAGCGGCAGTCGCCGGCGGACGACCGAACCCGGCGACGCGGACCCGCAGGCCGACGAGCCGACCGAGGCCATCCCGGCCACACCGGTCCGGGCGACCCTGGCGAACAAGGCCTTCGAGCAGCCGGAGCTCGACGAGGATCGCGGCGGCGCTCGCCACGCCGACACCGACGACGGGGACGGCTCGACGGCCGCCGACCGCCTCGCCGGCCGGGCCCCCGATCCGCCGGTCGAGCGCGCCCGGGTGCCCGTCGACCCGGCGACGCTCAAGGCCAGCCCGGTGTCGCCCGTGCAGTCGTGGGACGACTACCAGCTTCCCAGCATGGACCTGCTCGCCGCCGGCAAGAAGCTGGGCAAGGAGTCCACCCGCACCATCGAGGCGCAGACCGCCGCGCTGCAGGAGACCTTCGACCAGTTCGGGATCGACGCCACCGTCGCCCGCTGGTCACGGGGCCCGACCGTCACCCGGTTCGAGATCGAGCTCGGCCCCGGCGTGCAGGTCAAGAAGGTCGCCAACATGGGCGACGACATCGCCTATGCGCTGGCCGCCCCCGACGTGCGCATCGTCGCGCCGATCCCCGGCAAGTCCGCCATCGGCGTCGAGGTCCCCAACCGCCAGCGCGACCTCATCACGCTCGGCGACATCCTGCGCTCCGACGAGGCGCAGCGCGACCCGCACCCGCTCACCGTCGCCATGGGCGTGGACATCGCCGGCAACCCGGCGCTGGTCAACCTCGCCACCATGCCGCACCTGCTGGTCTCGGGCGCCACCGGCTCCGGCAAGTCGGTGACCCTCAACGGCATGATCACCTCCATCATCATGCGCGCCCGCCCCGACCAGGTGCGGATGATCCTCATCGACCCCAAGCGCGTCGAGCTCAACGGCTACGAGGGCACCCCGCACCTGCTCTCCCCGGTCGTCACCGACCCCCGCCGGGCCGCCGACGCCGTGCAGTGGTGCGTCAAGGAGATGGAGCAACGCTACGAGCTGCTGGCGCTGCTCGGCTTCCGCAACATCGACGGCTACAACGACGCCGTCCGCGCCGGCGAGGTGCCGCTGCGTGAGGGGCCGTTGGGCGAGGACGGGGTGCCCACGCAGATCGAGCCCGAGGAGCTGCCCTACATCCTGCTGGTCATCGACGAGCTCGCCGACCTCATGCTGGTCGCCCCGCGCGACGTCGAGGACGCGATCTGTCGCATCGCCCAGATGGCCCGCGCCGTCGGCATCCACATGGTCATCGCCACGCAGCGGCCGTCGGTCGACGTCATCACCGGCCTGATCAAGGCCAACATCCCGTCGCGGCTCGCGCTGGCGGTCGCCTCGCAGACCGACTCGCGCACCATCCTCGACATGGGTGGGGCGGAGAAGCTGGTCGGCAAGGGCGACATGCTGTTCCTGCCCGCCAGCCAGGGCAAGCCGTCCCGGCTCCAGGGCTGCTGGGTCACCGAGCGCGAGGTCCTCGCCGCGGTCACGTTCTGCAAGCAGCAGCGCGAGGCCGAGTTCGAGGAGACGGTCGTCAAGACCGGCGACGACGCCGAGCGGGTCGACTCCGCCCGCTCCGGCGACGACGACTCCGACGAGGCCCTGCTGCGCCGGGCGGCCGAACAGGTCGTGGTGTCCGGGCTCGGGTCCACCTCGATGCTCCAGCGCAAGCTGCGCATCGGGTTCGCGCGCGCCGGGCGGCTCATGGACGAGCTCGAGGAGCTCGGGGTGGTCGGACCCAGCGAGGGTTCCAAGGCCCGCGACGTGCTGTGGACCCCCGAACAGCTCGACGAGGCCCGCGCCGCCGGCCACATGTAG
- the recA gene encoding recombinase RecA, translating to MDKDKALDLALANIEKQFGKGSLMKLGDDAAVQVAAIPTGALSLDLALGIGGLPKGRVVEIYGPESSGKTSLALHAVAEAQKAGGIAAFIDAEHALDPVYAKALGVDINELLVSQPDTGEQALEIADMLVRSNAVDIVVIDSVAALTPRAEIEGEMGDSHVGLQARLMSQALRKLSGSLHRSNTCAVFINQLREKIGVMFGSPETTPGGRALKFYSSVRLDVRRIETLKDGTEAVGNRVRVKVVKNKVAPPFRQAEFDILYGEGISREGSLIDVGVEESIIRKAGAWYTYDGEQLGQGKENARKFLREHVDVAQEIEKKVKDKLGVNPLAADELGTLDELD from the coding sequence GTGGACAAGGACAAGGCCCTCGACCTGGCACTGGCCAACATCGAGAAGCAGTTCGGCAAGGGCTCGCTGATGAAGCTCGGGGACGATGCCGCCGTGCAGGTGGCCGCGATCCCGACCGGGGCGCTCTCCCTGGACCTCGCACTGGGGATCGGCGGGCTGCCCAAGGGGCGCGTCGTGGAGATCTACGGTCCGGAGAGCTCGGGCAAGACCAGCCTGGCCCTGCACGCCGTGGCGGAGGCACAGAAGGCGGGCGGCATCGCGGCCTTCATCGACGCCGAGCATGCGCTCGACCCGGTGTACGCCAAGGCCCTGGGGGTCGACATCAACGAGTTGCTGGTGTCCCAGCCCGACACCGGTGAGCAGGCCCTCGAGATCGCCGACATGCTGGTGCGCTCCAACGCGGTCGACATCGTGGTCATCGACTCGGTCGCGGCGCTCACGCCCCGTGCGGAGATCGAGGGCGAGATGGGCGACAGCCACGTCGGCCTGCAGGCCCGCCTGATGTCGCAGGCCCTGCGCAAGCTGTCGGGATCGCTGCACCGGTCCAACACCTGCGCGGTCTTCATCAACCAGTTGCGCGAGAAGATCGGGGTGATGTTCGGCTCGCCCGAGACCACCCCGGGTGGACGCGCGCTGAAGTTCTACAGCTCGGTCCGTCTCGACGTGCGCCGGATCGAGACGCTCAAGGACGGCACCGAGGCGGTGGGCAACCGTGTGCGCGTGAAGGTGGTCAAGAACAAGGTCGCGCCGCCGTTCCGCCAGGCGGAGTTCGACATCCTCTACGGCGAGGGCATCAGCCGCGAGGGATCGCTCATCGACGTCGGCGTCGAGGAGAGCATCATCCGCAAGGCCGGGGCTTGGTACACCTACGACGGTGAGCAGCTCGGGCAGGGCAAGGAGAACGCGCGCAAGTTCCTGCGTGAGCACGTCGACGTGGCGCAGGAGATCGAGAAGAAGGTCAAGGACAAGCTCGGGGTGAACCCGCTCGCCGCCGACGAGCTCGGCACGCTCGACGAGCTGGACTGA
- a CDS encoding MiaB/RimO family radical SAM methylthiotransferase yields MSASASTDTYRVAVVTLGCGRNEVDSEQLAGLFHREGNAVVDDPLDADVVLVNTCTFIAPAKQESIDTVLEACQLKDEGSARAVLVVGCMAQRYPHELAEAIPEADAIVGFDGYATLPSVVGDVLAGRQIDRVVGVGDSHPGARPVRRDLPLMVAPVGASPTAHPPSAPVTAPVTTPERARSEPSVPSTAADLDELALGLRALELPPEAPRTALAPGTAQDLLDRVPDSGPRFPVRLPQTGGVPRPWAYLKIASGCDRICTFCAIPSFRGRFRSRPLDEVLAEAAWLVEGGARELVLVSENTTSWGKDLPGGRRLQATLLRELSAIDDLERLRLMYLQPAELTLPLLETMAELPKVASYFDLSLQHVSGPVVQAMARSGDPERFGALIERIRGLDPQAVFRSNFILGFPGETEADVAALETFLAEHVLDWVGLFPFSVEDGTPSADFDAQVPAEVAEHRLARVGELQERLADEASRRFVGRELDVIVQERPEDGDEEIAATLARSYREAPDTDGEIEVVDDQGRAADLAVGARARVQVIDTVGVDLVARLVEARA; encoded by the coding sequence TTGTCAGCATCCGCATCCACCGACACCTACCGCGTCGCCGTGGTCACCCTCGGCTGCGGCCGCAACGAGGTCGACTCCGAGCAGCTCGCCGGGTTGTTCCACCGCGAGGGCAACGCGGTCGTCGATGATCCGCTCGACGCCGACGTGGTCCTGGTCAACACCTGCACCTTCATCGCCCCGGCCAAGCAGGAGTCGATCGACACGGTCCTCGAGGCGTGCCAGCTCAAGGACGAGGGCAGCGCCCGCGCGGTGCTGGTCGTCGGATGCATGGCCCAGCGCTACCCGCACGAGCTCGCCGAGGCCATCCCCGAGGCCGACGCAATCGTCGGGTTCGACGGCTACGCCACGTTGCCGTCGGTCGTCGGGGACGTGCTGGCCGGACGGCAGATCGACCGGGTCGTCGGTGTCGGCGACTCCCACCCCGGGGCCCGGCCCGTGCGACGCGACCTGCCGCTGATGGTCGCTCCCGTCGGCGCGTCGCCCACCGCACACCCACCGAGCGCACCGGTGACCGCACCGGTCACGACCCCGGAGCGCGCGCGGTCCGAACCGTCGGTGCCCTCGACCGCCGCGGATCTCGACGAGCTCGCCCTCGGACTGCGTGCGCTCGAGCTGCCGCCCGAGGCGCCGCGGACGGCGCTCGCGCCCGGCACCGCACAGGACCTGCTCGACCGGGTGCCCGACTCGGGACCCCGGTTCCCCGTGCGCCTGCCGCAGACCGGCGGGGTCCCGCGGCCGTGGGCCTACCTGAAGATCGCCTCGGGGTGCGACCGCATCTGCACCTTCTGCGCCATCCCGTCGTTCCGCGGCCGGTTCCGCAGCCGCCCGCTCGACGAGGTGCTCGCCGAGGCCGCCTGGCTGGTCGAGGGCGGGGCGCGCGAACTCGTGCTGGTCAGCGAGAACACGACCTCGTGGGGCAAGGACCTGCCCGGCGGGCGCAGGCTGCAGGCGACCCTGCTGCGGGAGCTGTCGGCCATCGACGACCTCGAGCGCCTGCGGTTGATGTACCTGCAGCCGGCGGAGCTGACCCTGCCCCTGCTCGAAACCATGGCGGAGCTGCCCAAGGTCGCGTCCTACTTCGACCTGTCGTTGCAGCACGTCTCGGGCCCGGTGGTCCAGGCGATGGCCCGCTCCGGCGACCCGGAGCGGTTCGGGGCGTTGATCGAGCGGATCCGCGGCCTCGATCCGCAGGCCGTCTTCCGGTCGAACTTCATCCTCGGGTTCCCCGGCGAGACCGAGGCGGACGTCGCGGCTCTCGAGACGTTCCTGGCCGAGCACGTGCTCGACTGGGTCGGGCTGTTCCCGTTCAGCGTCGAGGACGGCACCCCGTCGGCCGACTTCGACGCCCAGGTGCCGGCCGAGGTGGCCGAACACCGACTGGCGCGGGTCGGGGAGTTGCAGGAGCGTCTCGCCGACGAGGCCAGCCGTCGATTCGTCGGCCGCGAACTGGACGTGATCGTGCAGGAACGCCCCGAGGACGGTGACGAGGAGATCGCCGCGACGCTCGCACGTTCCTATCGTGAGGCACCGGACACGGACGGGGAGATCGAGGTGGTGGACGACCAGGGTCGCGCGGCCGACCTCGCCGTCGGTGCCCGGGCACGGGTGCAGGTGATCGACACGGTCGGTGTCGACCTGGTCGCGCGCCTGGTCGAGGCCCGCGCGTGA